The following nucleotide sequence is from Drosophila kikkawai strain 14028-0561.14 chromosome 2L, DkikHiC1v2, whole genome shotgun sequence.
GGATTTTGATCTTGTCCTCGTCGATGCATTGACACTCGATGATCTTGGGAGCTTCCTGACCACCGGGGCGCGTGAGAAACTCGTACCTTTTGGCATTGGGTGTTACATAGTCATGCTGATAAGTTGATAACATCATTTTGAAGgcagtttatattaaaaagtaatCAAGACAAGAATAGAGATCccgttatatatttttttttggtttttttttttttacaccaagaatttttgtattaaaacaTAGAATTTCGTCTGCTCTGCAAGAAATGAAAACTACAAATGTGATTATTACGTATTACCCAAAATTAAATAGGAATTTACAAGCGTGGCCTACcttgattaattttttgtttgttactttactttttttataggAGGACATTTCACCCGAAATTAGCATTCGCTTTGGAAACGAGTCTCTGACTTTGGATGCCTGGTCCATACACCATCAGTATTCGGCTATGTGCACAGTCATGGGTCCTGGTATGACATCGCAGCTCCAGGAGAACGAGTTCATTCGTGACATTTTCCAGCTGGGACCGCGTCCCACCAACACGGGCATCAATGGCAACGCCAAGATCAAGCCCTCCAAGCTGGAGCGGGTAAGTTGAGAATTCTAGTgttttaaagatatttcaaacataaaatattgattttgttATCGACTTTTCCATCAAGTAAATGATACAAAaccgatatattgatattttctgtattttgatttgatttaagCCATTTCCCTGGATTACCAAACTAACGTTATACTCTTTTTTCGTTTTGCAGCACCTCGTTAATGCCGCCGCATTCAAGGCACGTTCCATAACACGCGGAAAGAATCGTGACAAGCGTTCGGCCGTTGTTACCTAAAGCTACTCCAATTATGTTTTCAACAGTGACCCGGAAACATTCATCTCAAAAAACCCGATAGCCAAGACCTCTGGACTAACtagttaaattttatttaattttagcttgAACCAGGCAGAGCGTGTAGCCAAAGCTGAAGAACTAAGTCTAAATTTAGGATAATTTTTGCAACTAATGTAACAAAATTGTtctagtttttaaatatttaaatatttttgaatatttattgctTAGCGCAACTGTAGTTGTGTTTCTCTTACTTGATTCTTAGACTTTGTGAATTTTCAATTTGGATTTGCACTTTGATTGTTACTCTAACTTCAATTGGGGGCCACCGAACCCATAAGTTTGTTGAtcattatttaattacaaGCGTATACAATATCTATTTCTGCTTCAAATAGTTGCTAAAATAGTTGAATGGGATAATACTAAAGTTGGTCATAGCTTGACTTGCTTTTATTACGTGTATATTATCTAAGCtaaataattattagtatatatacatatatatatattttgtagtaGATACGTgtaaaataaatgattttaGGCTTAAACActaaacaaaacttttttattatgcGGAGTTGGTGATGTGAAAATGTCAATCTATAAAGCCGTTTCTTAGCCAAGGTCAAAACCACCTACGAGCTTGGTTCTTTTGGAACTCCAGGGCTGAATCCTCAAGTGCAGCGCATACATTTCCGGGGAAATTCTTTATGCTTTATATCAGtcattaaaattttggtttttatacccttgcagggtattataatttcagtcagaagtttgcaacgcagtgaaggagaagtttccgaccccataaagtatatatattcttgatcagcatcaacaggggaactGACTACAACTACTGACAACTAGacatgtcaggaagaaatcgattttttggccaattttgcgaaatttgataaggggttacatcattaaaatttttgattttgataaaaaattgaattttcaaaatttttaaatgaagtatgcagatttattaactgtagaaaatctagcacagaacagttttccgatttaaaattaattctcttttggccgagttttgatatttttaatttaagaaaaattaagaagttttttaatataaaaaatccgaatttataatacaaaataatatttttctaagtcaaggaatcatttccgaccccataaaccatatatattcttgatcagcattaacaggggaatctttctagatatgtcaggaagaaatcgattttttggccatttttgcgaaatttgataaggggttacatcattaaaatttttgattttgataaaaaattgaattttcaaaatttttaaatgaagtatgcagatttattaaatgtagaaaatctagaacagaacagttttccgatttaaaattaatgctcttttggccaagttatgatatttttaatttaaaaaaaatccagaagttttttaaaataaaaaatcagattttagaatacaaaataatatttttccaagtcaaggaatcatttccgaccccataaaccatatatattcttgatcagcattaacatgcgaatctttctagacatgtccggaagaaatcgattttttggccatttttgcgaaatttgataaggggttacatcattaaaattagcaaaaatggccaaaaattttgatttcttaaaattttaaatttggtatgcagttttttttaattaataaaaactaacacaaaactgctttccgaatcgaaattaatgcatttttggcttagttatgatatattttaattgttacctgcaagggtatacaaacttttgctggccaaagttagctttctttcttgtttaaatttgGGTTAAGTACGAGTCTATTCTATCCTGAGAGCCCTTGTCTAGGACTCCCCACAAGGATTTATACATTggccaaacaaaaataaaagaaaatacataaaagttttatatttataaattctaaaataataaaataagctcaACTGTTATTCCCAACCCCCAATTTTAAAGACCCCCCCAAAATATGGCATAAAACAATTAGTTTgtaagttttataaattttttattattctttaattgtttgtttgtttgttttttttttatcacaaaAATTGTATGGTaccttaaattatatatgttgGATTTTGCTTTTCTCTTCTCTTAAGGACTGTGTGTAGGTTTTACTTTGCTTTCGACAaatcgtgtgtgtgtgtagcaactacaataaattgcatatatatatgtatatgtatatatgggcGCAACATATATGTAGGTGTAtgtatctatatataaattagCTTCTTAAATGGTTAACTTAGGATTTAATACGAAACTTATACCAATCGAATACAAGGTAAAAAAAGTATGTAATTCGCTTATTTTAATATTCGCCAAGTACTTGTTCCAAGGATGAAACCGAATATGAAATggatgaaattgaaaaatgattttttaaattaggaagtaaacaaaaaaaaagtaaaaactaaAGGTCAGCATTATGGGCTGACTTACTGGCGCATCTTTTCAGCTAATCAGCTCATCGGGCTACTTGGCAACTCGTTCATATACTCATCATAATCTCAAGAAATTCTCGGTTCTCTACTACTGACCTACACCTCTTACactacatatataatatttggCTTCTTTTAATACATTTCGCTTTTGGAAATCCGCATAATGATAATTTGAGAGACGAAATTGACTCGCTAATCGAAACGCTAACGTGTTAGCTAAAACCTATATACACGGTTGAGGTTTTGAGGGGGAGCATCCATCCCCATAAACTAATAATTGAGCATTGAGCAAAATGTGTGCTAAACGCATTCTAAACTAAGGTAagtaaatagatttttaatgTCTGTAAGTTCAgctgatgtgtgtgtgtgagtggatCGATCATTTTAGGAGGCCTGTGCTCCCGTCCTAGCCGCAGCAGCTGTTGAGGTGCTGGCACTGCTAACCTCCTCGCAAATGGTGTGCAGCTTCTCCATCTCCGAGCTGGTCACTATATTGATCGAACTGACTTTGGCACGCTGATAGGCCACCACTGTATTCTCGCCCAGGCACTTGACGCACACGTAGCCAATGAGAACGGCGATGCCAACGGTCATGACGCGCACCAATGGATCCACGTACATCTGGATGACAACCCAGGCAGTGGCACCGGTCACGCACATCAGGGTGATCAATATAACAGTTTTGGACCAATGCTGAATGGTGAAGCCCTTGTCCCATTCGAGTCTGCAAATGAAAGAGAAGAAATTTAGGTTTAGAAATTACATTTGAGCTGAGTTTGCAGAAAGTATTGATACTCACTTCTTGGACTTCTCGATCTCGTAGGGATGCCCGCAGACCTTGCACGACAGCTGAGCCTCCGAATTGCTGCAACTCTCCACCAGCCAACGCTTGAGGCACTCGTGATGCACTGAGCTCACGTCGCCGGTGCACCGGCAGGGCTGGATCAGTGGCTCGGGCTTATCGGTGTCATAGCAAATCCAGCAATCCTTCTTGTTCAAGAACGATTGACCCTCCTCGGGCGACAACTTGTTGGTATCCGCATTGAGCGTGGGTATCGATGGATCAATTTGGCGCGATAGCAACTTCCGGGGATTTAGGATCCATAATTGTTCAGGAGCCATTGAATTCCACAGGCAGCAGGGAAACCACAGAGCCACTCCGATCTCGGCGATGCGGAAAATAATGTCATGCCAGTTCCGCGAATTAACAGGAACTCTGCGGGTGGTTAGGAATAATGTAAAGCAGCTGTTTTGGCTAATTAAAAACGAGGTTAAAAACTTACTTGGCCTTCCAGAAATCGCCCAAAGTTTCAGAGGTGAGAAAGCCCACAATCACAATTAGCATCACGGCCTGACTCAGCAGCCCGAAACGCGACTGATGCAACTGCGAGGCATTTACGATCGCCTCGCTGGGGCCCAGGATCTTGCCCGTTTGATCATAAACGAAGCCGCCGCGCAGCTTAAAGAACACCTCCACGCCGTAGATGAGGAAGAAGACCACCACGATGAGGAGTAATACTGCATAGCATCCGTTGAAGATGTGGGCGTAGTCGCGTCGTTCCGCGTTAATCAACGAGTTAAAGACCTCGATGCCAAACAGGCTGTACAGGAAGAAGTTGAAGGCCACGAAGCCGAGGAAGCTCTTCGAGAGGAACTGCGACTTCTCCCAGCGAATGTCGCGCAGGTGAAAGATCTGTAACGGCGAACGGCACAAATGCGAATGAATATAATGAGTAACCAGGTTCTCCACCTCCTAACACagtttatatttcattttaggTTCTGGTGTACGTACTCTCTCGCCTCAAAACTTAATTAATAGCGGTTGGCCTATCGGGAGCGGGGGAGGCAGGCCCCAAGATACGTTCCGcaaaaacaattgaaattgTCCCGAGACTTGCGGGTGCGGTTGTACTCGACTCGTTATCGCAACTGGCAAGTACAAGTGAACTTCGGATACAAGGTAAGAGCGAAGCACAATGGTGCCCGGTCAGAGAGTTTCCCCCGTTCCACAACCAATTGTCGGAgcaatcaaataaatatattgctACGTCAGGCTGTTCAATCGCCATTTTGGAGCTGATTAGTCCTACTTAGTGGTGGGCTCGTGACTAGGAAATATTACCTAGCTTTGGCTTATCAAAGAAATTTATGAAATGTTTTCTTATACTTGGTGGTGAAGATAGCCAGAAGCTTTAAAAAGCTGGGTGAAATGTTCTTTAATTTCTTATCAGAATCATATTGTTGTTTTGCTTTCTTAATTCAACAAGAACTTTTACCCAAAAATCAGTCAGTTTACTAAtctatttattcattttaaaagcTTTCTTAGTAAATACCTCCAAGTTTAGACAGTTGGCTCTATCGAAGTTTATTAATGCTTTCTTTTTAGCCAAAAATGTCCACTAGGCAGCGAACTTTTGAACATTAAGCAGGTGGATTCGAAAAATGTCccctaaatattaaataacgACAACTAATCGGACTTTCCGCATTAGTTTTTGCGGACGAGAATTGCGAATTCTCAGGATTATATTCGCAAATTCTTATTCGGGTTCCTTAAATGAGAGCATTTGCCGTCACAAAACCCATGGCAGATGTTACGAGCTAATCCTACTATACAAGATTCACTCTCCTGACCTTTAGATATCAGACTTAAGACACAATCTTATTTAGACTGCAATCTTATTTGGACTGCACCAACACTCACCTCGGCCCACATGCAGACAATCAGGGAGGCGCAGGTCATGAGCAATGGGTAGTAGGCGGACATCAGGGTAACGGCCCATTGTGGCTGCAGAtccaactaaaaataaaatcccagTTAGGGGTAAATATAAAGATCAAATCGTCGGTGATTGAAATACTTACTGGAGTGGTGAAGTAGGCTCCACGCAGTGAGGCTGCCACAAAGACCATGAAGTAGAGCAGCTTCTGGGTGGTGATGCGACAGGCGCGTAGGATTGAGGGCTGCTTGAGCCTCTGATACTCGGCCACGATGCAGATGAGCAGCTGGATGACCGAGACCAGAGCCACCACATAGAAAACGGTGGAGATGCCGGCGTAGTAGGGTAAGTTGAAAATGTCGCACTCGTTGCCCGCATAGCGAATGTCACAGACGCAGGTGTTGTTGACACAATCGCCGCGTCCGGAGCAGCTGAGATCGTTGTCCGGCGTGAAGGGGCCATAGATGCCCCCGGCGGCCGCCTTGCTGTGACCATTCCGCATCTGGCTGGCCACTGCCGCCTCCAGCGGCGATTGCAGAACTCGCTTCGAGCAACGCATTAAGGTATCCAGGCTGGGTAGCATTCTATATTAAATCAACTGCAAATAGAGAACAGAATCGGGCAGTTAGTAGGGGGTGTAAACTTAATTAATACATCGCCAGAGCACCAAGGTTGGCAGATGgatggccaacaaaaaaaaacaaacaaagggtGGGGTGTcgtttaaataaacattgaatttgttttgttgtctGGCCGGCGGCCTGGCTGCTTGCTCTaaaagcaaatgcaaatgtttgCACAGCCGACCCGGGCCTGGAGCTCTGACATCAGGGGTACTCCTTAAGCTTTGACTCAAACAAATAAGTAGAATCAATTTTCTGATTTATTCGCTAGGCAAAAACATGCACAAAGTACGCAGTATTTATAAGATTAAGAGAATTAAGTGATAGGTGAAAATATTCTGTAGAATTTTAGAAATCCCCTAAAAAGgcgtctaaaagtatgcaataaaatgtttgaaaGTGGCTTACATTTGACGGTTTAGAATTTTGTAGCATAGTTATAGACACCttttaagagattttaaaATCCAGAGGATTTCTCTAAGagatatactttttaaaaattaaaggataTCATCAGAAATGTTTTGGTtcaaaagtaatttaaatgagGAAATTGCATGATTTTAAACACccctttaattaattttaaatatatcacCCCATATATAAAGAGTTTTACACAAACATTTAATactaaacaatatttaaaccCATTTTCAGCTCACATTGCTTAACCCTACTGAATGAAAACAAGCAACTGACAGTGCCCAAGGGTGCTGATGGAATACGAAAGAATATTGCGGGAGGGTAAAATGGCAAAACTCAATGCCTATGGGGCCTTTGGCATTATTATGCCAGCAACAATTCTAAGCCAGCCACAGTCGTCTGTCCATCAATCAAAAGGCACACACATCGTCGCCATCAGAAATGGCGAGAGAGACGAGGCATCGATAAAAATGCCTGCCAGCAACTTGACACCCAcaatatcaaatatatatattgggaCACCAGGCATCATGGCAATCCATTGAGTTGTCGTTCTATATTAACCAATTGAAATGCACGAGTCTCGGGTGTCGGTCTCTTCGATATGGTCAAACCCATTGATATATACATATCCAATTCGAAATTTCCTCTTCCCTTTAAATGGTATATTAATTACACTGAAATGTTCAACAACTTTTGCTAATTGctacatttgtttttaattgttatggGCTTTTATTTCCAGAGAGGTCGCTCTTTATCACTTTTCTGATTGATAAGAATCCTTTCtaagaaattaagaaataaaattctctATATACGTGACTCAGGCTACGTAAGGTAGAGAAATGGTaatgtatacaaat
It contains:
- the LOC108075909 gene encoding uncharacterized protein, producing the protein MLPSLDTLMRCSKRVLQSPLEAAVASQMRNGHSKAAAGGIYGPFTPDNDLSCSGRGDCVNNTCVCDIRYAGNECDIFNLPYYAGISTVFYVVALVSVIQLLICIVAEYQRLKQPSILRACRITTQKLLYFMVFVAASLRGAYFTTPLDLQPQWAVTLMSAYYPLLMTCASLIVCMWAEIFHLRDIRWEKSQFLSKSFLGFVAFNFFLYSLFGIEVFNSLINAERRDYAHIFNGCYAVLLLIVVVFFLIYGVEVFFKLRGGFVYDQTGKILGPSEAIVNASQLHQSRFGLLSQAVMLIVIVGFLTSETLGDFWKAKVPVNSRNWHDIIFRIAEIGVALWFPCCLWNSMAPEQLWILNPRKLLSRQIDPSIPTLNADTNKLSPEEGQSFLNKKDCWICYDTDKPEPLIQPCRCTGDVSSVHHECLKRWLVESCSNSEAQLSCKVCGHPYEIEKSKKLEWDKGFTIQHWSKTVILITLMCVTGATAWVVIQMYVDPLVRVMTVGIAVLIGYVCVKCLGENTVVAYQRAKVSSINIVTSSEMEKLHTICEEVSSASTSTAAAARTGAQAS